Below is a window of Musa acuminata AAA Group cultivar baxijiao chromosome BXJ3-11, Cavendish_Baxijiao_AAA, whole genome shotgun sequence DNA.
TAGGATGACCATCACCCACAACAAAGATAGAGATAAGCCCCAAGGCTGCTTTGATAAATATATTGCCTCAGATGGGGGAGAAGGTTCTCCTTGCCGAGGTGAGCAGACTAGACCCCTCATGCTTGACTGTGTGACCATGATTGCTTTCCACCATTATTTTCAAAGATGAAAAGATTGAAGTACACAAATATTAATCACTCCAAGCTCGCCCTACCCTTTGGATTTGCAAACGATGGAACATTTGTTAACGGACCATAAACCAGTCCATATTCTTATGATCACCAGAGCTATTGCATAGACTAATTTACACATTTATTACCTCTGAAAAATATTATTTGCACAAGATTTCCTAGATTGAATCTAAATAGAGGCAAGAaggatgtgtgtgtatatatatatgcatagaaAGAGAGTATTGTTTTGAACCCATCACATATCAGAGAATTGGGAAGTTATTTGTTACTCGTGCAAAGAGGCATCAAATTATGAAAATTGAAATCTAAGTTTAATAAAAATAAGTGCCAAATCTATAATTAAGAAGATCAAAATGAGCAGCAAATTGCTTCCTGTACAAGGAAAACAACACCAAACATTTTCTACCAGTTACATATCCAAGACGATTTGCGTCTTGAGATTAAGTCGTCATTTTCTACCAAGCATCAAGTCATCTGCCTCATCCATAGCCAAGCATAGATCGACACTCTCTGCCATTGTTGATAATGGCACAATTTGATACAAGTCTGTAGATATTTAACCAACCTAAGCTATTTTAATAATGACAGCATTTAGCAGCTTCCGATACCTAAATCTGCTAAGACTGTTCAGCAATGGTGATTACTTTGAATGACTATTCTTCATTTATTACTAAGAGAACCATGCATATAAGCTAAAACAAGAAACAGTCTTGAAAACCTAACAGCAAGGCTAGTGTTTTTGATGCTTGCATTTTCTGTAAATGGCTAAAAAAATAATGTGACAACTGGGAGAAACTCTATTTCTTAAATAAAATAGTGGTAGAAAACAAGTAATTTGAAAACTCACCAAACCAGGAGAACCTGTTAGCTCAGAATTAACTTCAACCACCTCTCCAGAGACAGGAGAATTGACATCACTGGTTGCCTTGACACTCTCAACTGCACCAAAACCCTTTCCCTGTGCTACAGTTGTGCCGACTTCTGGCAATTCAACATACACAACGTCGCCTAAGTGATCCTGGAAGGAAAAACCATAAAGAACTCGGTAAAAGTCAAACGTAGAAATTGTATACACATACATAAAACTGAAAAACATCAAAATAACCATGTCTAcaggaatttttttttaatctgttgAAATGAAAAGGACACCATCACAGTATTGCGCTCCTAATCAAAATGTCGAGTTGAAAAGCTAGATAGTTATATCTCGGCCAGGAGCTGCCATGTTGTTAAGACAATTAATCACCAGATACCAGAAAATGAAACTATtttaaaaacaaacaaaaaaatcacCTGAGCATGGTCAGTTATTCCTATCGTTGCAGAAGATCCATCAACTTTAATCCACTCATGAGTGTCGGAATATTTCAAATCCTTAATAACTGTACAGAAAATGATCAAGTTACGATTAGCTTGCTATACTTCCGGGGATATTCATTAGTAATACCAAAAGATACTGATGAAACTTCAAAATCTAGATATCTTTAACTCAGCATTCCATGCCTCTGCACTATGAAGTTATGCAATATGAATTGCTTTACGTCCTAGCGAGGGAGATAGGATCTGAAGCGTCAGCAAATGTTATACTAGGAAACCATGATGAAGTAAGGGGCAGAGTAAGGGTTCTAATAATCTTTGCATTGGTCCATCAGTCCAATTTACTAGGACTCTTAGATTCAGATCAACTTGATGCTTCTCGATCTACGAACTCCAACATCGAAAACAACCGTGGCAACTGCACTGCCACCATAAGCCAGTTGTCCTAATCCCTTCTGCTCATCCTTTTCACAACCCGCACTGcgggaaatggcaagaacaattaaCCAACGCACAAGAGGCCAAATCATCCATCACATCACCATCACCCCTGGGATATATATCAGCCAACACCGACAAAATAAAAACGCTCAAATCGAGTGGCAACGAAGAATATAGAACAAACGAAAACATCATGAAACTATCATCGAATATAACCACAACCCTAACGTCACCGGAATATATCTCAGTTTTGCAGGTACGCGATGATCCAATCATCAACAAAAACAACGAGAAGCATCGAACAAAAACCGTCAAGAGAAATCCGACCATTCGCATAGAAAACAACAGATAGAAACGGGACCACGCATATTCACCATCCGCACAGAAGATCTTTCCACCCACAAACCCGAAAAATCCCAAAATTCAGTAAAGTGCATGAAGATTACAGACTTACCAGTGGAGAAGCCTCTGTGGAAGACAGAGATCCTCAGGTAGGAGGCGACTCTCGAAGCCCACAGCACCCTGTACGCCATGTTCAAACCCAGCACCTCTCTCACTCCCTCTCTGTCTCCTTATTCGTACTCGCTTTGCTCCCGACCTAACCGGACCACTTGGAGCTTAACATGTGGAACAATGACGTGTTGAAATCAAAATGAAAGTTAACTAATCATTAAAGGCCATTTAAATCTGATATGATCCTTTTTAACGAATGCTCATTTTGACCCGTATCCTATAGTCACGCGCTGATGTGGACCGTCATCTCAATGGCATCCATGAA
It encodes the following:
- the LOC135652769 gene encoding glycine cleavage system H protein 2, mitochondrial-like; its protein translation is MAYRVLWASRVASYLRISVFHRGFSTVIKDLKYSDTHEWIKVDGSSATIGITDHAQDHLGDVVYVELPEVGTTVAQGKGFGAVESVKATSDVNSPVSGEVVEVNSELTGSPGLVNASPYENGWIVKVNMGDTGELNSLMDSEQYSKFCEEEDAKH